In a single window of the Neospora caninum Liverpool complete genome, chromosome VIIa genome:
- a CDS encoding putative integral membrane protein, producing MSTARTVCPFVAGEESCEVVTSLPSSECYGSFEAKGIRHLGSFREVTVASAHPETKSLLGLPPLKKHLVERDTELSTARAPSRVPTSNRVISSLIAMLQGVEVLCNLAILYLYKDDFKLDPAVLAIVMGTLKVPWTVKPVWAMMSDNLPLFGYRRKSYIFVGAFLCVCATVGMGLVGCTNIWLATGLLLLYFLGSAMCNVIGEALVVEAGRGDASEAGTAKTVSIFFAFRKLSFAVMSYLSGVLLDYMDKKYVFLLATTLPLAVFLANFFLVEPVTEVLPVREQLRRLVSVVRRPALLHSTFFIFIMMSTPSAGSIMFYFMTNELKFGPELLGRMALFQSVASLFGILTYMWFFSTVSLRKLLLASTLLVTPFCLLPVVVVQRWNVQIGIPDTAFVVTDTVLMEFVGEFQAMPILVLAARLCPPGLESTIYSFLLSAYNLGLGLGALLSAGLTAAYGISATNFTNLTSLILVCAATNLLPLCLIWLVPDRIPAIETAELIDPFALSPKAVSAADSDKDSVQASTCASSDVEKGSARNRRFRASASDSDLTDSETRGRALTPSTSQQNSVESLLAPPNQGGTGESGGFDASALLAAVESGESGETARVKSRKGV from the exons ATGTCAACCGCGCGCACGGTTTGCCCCTTTGTGGCGGGCGAAGAGTCTTGTGAAGTTGTCACCTCGCTTCCGAGCTCTGAGTGCTACGGAAGCTTCGAAGCGAAGGGAATCCGGCACCTTGGTTCGTTCCGAGAAGTGACGGTCGCGTCTGCTCACCCCGAGACGAAATCCCTGTTGGGACTGCCGCCCTTGAAAAAGCACCTCGTCGAGCGCGACACAGAACTCTCGACGGCGCGAGCGCCGTCGAGAGTTCCCACGTCGAACCGCGTGATCAGCAGCCTCATTGCGATGCTCCAGGGCGTGGAAGTCCTCTGCAACTTGGCGATTCTCTACCTCTACAAAGATGACTTCAAACTGGACCCAGCCGTCTTGGCCATCGTCATGGGCACACTCAAAGTTCCCTGGACCGTGAAACCCGTGTGGGCGATGATGAGCGACAATCTGCCGCTCTTTGGGTACCGCCGAAAATCGTATATTTTTGtcggcgcgtttctctgcgtaTGCGCCACGGTGGGCATGGGCCTCGTCGGGTGCACAAACATTTGGCTAGCGACTGGATTGCTCCTGCTGTACTTTCTCGGAAGCGCCATGTGCAACGTCATCGGCGAGGCGCTAGTCGTCGAGGCAGGGCGGGGCGACGCCTCGGAGGCCGGAACCGCAAAGACAGTGTCGatcttctttgcctttcgGAAACTCAGCTTCGCCGTTATGTCCTACTTGAGTGGAGTCCTGCTCGACTACATGGACAAAAAGTACGTTTTCCTCCTTGCCAcgacgcttcctctcgccgtctttctcgccaaCTTCTTCCTGGTTGAACCTGTGACAGAAGTGCTTCCGGTCCGCGAGCAGCTGAGAAgactcgtctccgtcgtgcGCCGACCCGCCCTTCTCCACTCCACTTTTTTCATCTTCATCATGATG AGCACCCCGTCTGCAGGATCGATTATGTTCTACTTCATGACGAACGAACTGAAATTCGGACCCGAGCTTCTTGGCCGCATGGCCCTCTTCCAGTCCGTCGCCAGTCTTTTCGGGATTCTTACCTACATGTGGTTCTTCAGTACTGTCAGCCTGCGCAAacttctcctcgcctcgactCTCCTCGTCACCcccttctgccttctccccgtcGTCGT AGTCCAGCGATGGAACGTGCAGATCGGCATCCCGGACACCGCGTTCGTTGTGACGGATACGGTTCTCATGGAATTTGTCG GCGAATTTCAAGCGATGCCAATTCTTGTCTTGgccgctcgtctctgccCGCCGGGACTCGAGTCGACGATCTactccttcctcctctccgcctaCAACctcggcctcggcctcggTGCTCTGCTGTCCGCCGGACTCACTGCA GCTTACGGCATTTCGGCGACGAATTTCACCAACCTGACTTCTCTGATTCTCGTCTGCGCGGCAACCAAcctgttgcctctctgcctgaTTTGGTTGGTTCCCGACAGAATTCCCGCGATTGAAACGGCCGAGCTGATTGATCCTTTTGCGTTAAGCCCCAAAGCAGTCTCCGCTGCTGATAGCGACAAGGACAGTGTGCAAG CGTCCACGTGTGCGAGCTCGGATGTGGAGAAAGGCAGTGCGCGCAACCGGAGATTTCGTGCCTCCGCATCCGACAGCGACTTGACTGAttcggagacgcgcggacGCGCGTTAACGCCTTCGACGAGCCAGCAGAATTCCGTGGAAAGTTTGCTGGCTCCGCCGAACCAAGgggggacgggagagagtGGAGGGTTCGACGCCTCTGCGCTGCTGGCCGCAGTGGAGAGCGGCGAATCGGGAGAGACTGCTCGCGTGAAGAGCCGGAAAGGAGTgtag
- a CDS encoding putative elongation factor 2: MVNFSVEQMREIMGNPKNIRNMSVIAHVDHGKSTLTDSLVSKAGIISAKAAGDARFTDTRADEQERCITIKSTGISMYFEHDMEDGKGAQPYLINLIDSPGHVDFSSEVTAALRVTDGALVVVDTIEGVCVQTETVLRQALAERIRPVLHVNKVDRALLELQMDGEEIYQTFARTIENVNVIISTYNDELMGDVQVYPEKGTVSFGSGLHGWAFTVERFSKIYAKKFDVPKEKMMERLWGNNFYNAKEKKWTKSQSENTRRAFCQFIMDPICTLFTSIMNDEKEKYTKMLGSLGIELKGDDKDLTGKALLKRVMQLWLPAGDTLLEMVVRHLPSPFAAQKYRVENLYEGPMDDEAAQGIRNCDPNAPLMMYVSKMVPTSDKGRFYAFGRVFSGTVATGQKVRIQGPRYVPGEKTDLYLKSIQRTVIMMGKYVEHVQDVPCGNTCCLVGVDQYLLKSGTLTTLDTAHNIADMKYSVSPVVRVAVKPKDNKELPKLVEGLKKLSKSDPLVVCTTEESGEHIIAGCGELHVEICLKDLRDEYAQIDFTVSDPVVSYRETVSAPSHMTCLSKSPNKHNRLYMVAEPFPDGLADAIEAGQVNARDDPKERANVLAEKYDFDKNAALKIWCFGPETTGANMLIDTTQGVQYLSEIKEHCNSAFQWASKEGVLCEENMRGIRFNLTDVTMHADAIHRGAGQIMPTCRRVLYACQLASAPRLQEPMFLVDITCPQDAVGGIYSTLNTRRGHVFHEEQRSGTPLVEIKAYLPVAESFGFTTALRAATSGQAFPQCVFDHWSTLNGDPLEKGSKMEELVHNIRTRKNLKPEIPPFDNYYDKL; this comes from the exons ATG GTGAACTTCTCGGTGGAGCAGATGCGCGAGATTATGGGCAATCCGAAGAACATTCGGAACATGTCCGTTATTGCCCACGTCGATCACGGCAAGTCGACGCTGACGGACTCCCTGGTCTCCAAGGCGGGTATTATCTCTGCCAAGGCGGCCGGTGACGCGCGTTTCACAGACACTCGTGCTGACGAGCAGGAGCGTTGCATCACTATCAAGTCGACCGGTATTTCCATGTACTTTGAGCACGATATGGAAGACGGCAAGGGTGCCCAGCCGTACCTCATCAACCTGATCGACTCTCCGGGACACGTCGATTTCTCTTCCGAGGTCACAGCCGCTCTGCGCGTCACCGACGGTgccctcgtcgtcgtcgacACCATCGAAGGTGTGTGCGTGCAAACAGAGACTGTGCTGCGCCAGGCTCTCGCGGAGCGTATCCGCCCCGTGCTCCACGTGAACAAGGTTGACCGCGCTCTCCTCGAGTTGCAGAtggacggcgaagagatCTACCAGACCTTTGCTCGCACCATCGAGAACGTGAACGTCATCATCTCCACGTACAACGACGAGCTCATGGGAGACGTCCAGGTGTACCCCGAGAAGGGAACCGTCTCCTTCGGTAGCGGTCTCCACGGCTGGGCCTTCACCGTCGAGCGCTTCTCCAAGATCTACGCGAAGAAGTTCGACGTGCCCAAGGAGAAGATGATGGAGCGCCTGTGGGGCAACAACTTCTACAACGCcaaggagaagaagtggaCCAAGTCCCAGTCGGAGAACACCCGCCGCGCTTTCTGCCAGTTTATCATGGACCCCATCTGCACGCTCTTCACGTCCATCATgaacgacgagaaggaaaagtaCACCAAGATGCTGGGTAGCTTGGGCATCGAACTCAAG GGTGACGACAAGGACTTGACGGGCAAGGCGCTGCTGAAGCGCGTCATGCAGCTCTGGCTCCCGGCCGGCGACACGCTGCTGGAGATGGTGGTCCGTCACTTGCCTTCTCCGTTCGCGGCGCAAAAGTACAGAGTCGAGAACTTGTACGAGGGCCCGATGGACGACGAGGCTGCGCAAGGCATTCGCAACTGCGATCCGAATGCGCCGCTGATGATGTACGTCAGCAAAATGGTTCCGACTTCCGACAAGGGTCGCTTCTACGCGTTTggtcgcgtcttctccggaaCGGTGGCGACTGGCCAGAAGGTCCGCATCCAGGGGCCGCGCTACGTGCCGGGCGAGAAGACCGACTTGTACTTGAAGAGCATCCAGCGCACGGTCATCATGATGGGCAAGTACGTCGAGCACGTGCAGGACGTGCCTTGCGGCAACACCTGCTGCCTGGTCGGTGTGGACCAGTACCTGCTCAAGTCGGGTACGCTGACGACCCTGGACACTGCGCACAACATCGCGGACATGAAGTACTCGGTGTCGCCCGTCGTGCGCGTGGCCGTGAAGCCGAAGGACAACAAGGAGTTGCCCAAGCTCGTGGAAGGTTTGAAGAAGCTGTCCAAGTCGGACCCGCTGGTCGTGTGCACGACCGAAGAGTCCGGCGAGCACATCATTGCCGGGTGCGGTGAGCTCCACGTCGAAATCTGCCTGAAGGATCTCCGCGACGAGTACGCGCAGATCGACTTCACGGTCTCCGACCCCGTCGTCTCGTACCGCGAgactgtctctgcgccgtcgcaCATGACTTGCCTGTCCAAGTCCCCGAACAAGCACAACAGGCTGTACATGGTGGCCGAGCCGTTCCCCGACGGGCTGGCGGACGCCATCGAGGCTGGCCAAGTCAACGCGCGCGACGACCCGAAGGAGCGCGCGAACGTCTTGGCTGAGAAGTACGACTTTGACAAGAACGCAGCTCTCAAGATCTGGTGCTTCGGCCCGGAGACCACTGGCGCCAACATGCTCATCGACACGACTCAGGGAGTGCAGTACCTGAGCGAAATCAAGGAGCACTGCAACTCGGCCTTCCAGTGGGCGAGCAAGGAAGGTGTGCTCTGCGAAGAAAACATGCGAGGCATCCGCTTCAACCTGACCGACGTCACCATGCACGCCGACGCCATTCACCGTGGCGCTGGCCAGATCATGCCGACGTGCCGCCGCGTCCTGTACGCTTGCCAGCTGGCCtccgcgccgcgcctccaaGAGCCCATGTTCTTGGTCGACATCACCTGTCCGCAGGACGCTGTCGGAGGCATCTACTCGACGCTCAACACCCGTCGCGGCCACGTCTTCCACGAGGAACAACGCTCCGGCACGCCCCTCGTCGAAATCAAGGCGTACCTCCCCGTCGCGGAGTCCTTCGGTTTCACCACCGCCCTGCGTGCAGCTACCTCCGGACAGGCCTTCCCGCAGTGCGTGTTTGACCACTGGAGCACGCTCAACGGCGATCCCCTCGAGAAGGGGTCCAAGATGGAGGAACTGGTCCACAACATCCGTACCCGGAAGAACCTGAAGCCGGAGATCCCGCCCTTCGACAACTACTACGACAAGCTGTAA